From the genome of Alicyclobacillus sp. SO9:
GTGCTTTTGCTTCTCGTAGACTTGCCGCTCGCATTATTGTTACCTGCTGCTTTTGCCGGGATCTGACCCGCCTTTTTCTTCGTACCGACAGAACCACCGCTACTGCCAGCAGCAACCGTCCCCGCAGCAGCGGCTGTCTGTACAGGCCTAACCTTAACGAAGTAGCCTTGGGCTGCCGTAAAGACGTTCGTGTAAATCCAATACAGTGCCAAACCTGCTGGCATCCTGCTTCCAATGAAAAAGATGAAAACTGGCATAATAAACAGCATCATCTTCTGCTGCGAATCGTTCCCTGTCATCATCACCCGTGAAGACAAATACGTTGTGATGGCTGCCACAATCGGCAGAATATAGGTATGGTCATGGGTGCCTAGTTGAAATATTCCAAGAAAGGTACTGTTATTCAAAGGGACATTTCCTTCAATTGCACCAAACAGAGCATACAAAACCGGCATCTGAATCAGCATCGGGAAACACCCAGCCATTGGATTGACACCGTGTTGCTGCCACAGTTTTGATGTCTCCTGCTGAATCTTCTGGTTGTCACCCTTGTATTTGGCCCTAATCTTTTGTATCTCAGGTTGAATGGCCTGCATTGACCTTGTATGCCTCATCTGCTTGACAAAGAAAGGCAAAACAATGATTCGAACAATCACTGTGACAGCCAGCAGGGCCAGTCCGTAACTACCCCACAAGTGGTGTGCAAAAAAGTCTATTGAATGGGATACAACTTGCAACACGCTGCCCCAGAAGTTATGCGGCCACACTCCGG
Proteins encoded in this window:
- the yidC gene encoding YidC/Oxa1 family membrane protein insertase; protein product: MQSQTKKRSKWLWLSSIVLVFSLTGCGIHSMYPAKPGVWPHNFWGSVLQVVSHSIDFFAHHLWGSYGLALLAVTVIVRIIVLPFFVKQMRHTRSMQAIQPEIQKIRAKYKGDNQKIQQETSKLWQQHGVNPMAGCFPMLIQMPVLYALFGAIEGNVPLNNSTFLGIFQLGTHDHTYILPIVAAITTYLSSRVMMTGNDSQQKMMLFIMPVFIFFIGSRMPAGLALYWIYTNVFTAAQGYFVKVRPVQTAAAAGTVAAGSSGGSVGTKKKAGQIPAKAAGNNNASGKSTRSKSTSNKSAGNKNTGSKGTGNKSTGNKSAGSKGAGTKNSKGTANGSNRTKGTSSGDSGSGSKSDTGASESTRETSTTQASTSQTGDSSAGTTSNSGSPSASGTSNKGSAKSSGSKKQGSSARKEK